The Arachis hypogaea cultivar Tifrunner chromosome 16, arahy.Tifrunner.gnm2.J5K5, whole genome shotgun sequence genome contains a region encoding:
- the LOC112758111 gene encoding probable prefoldin subunit 4, protein MQQEGGSDTEVTWEDQQNINKFGRLNNRFHELEDEIKIAKETNDNLEDASNELILTDEDVVRFQIGEVFAHVPKDEVENRIENMKEVTSQKLTKLDEEKQSVVAQMAELKKILYGKFKDSINLEED, encoded by the exons ATGCAGCAG GAAGGAGGATCCGACACGGAAGTGACATGGGAGGACCAGCAGAACATCAATAAGTTCGGAAGATTGAACAATCGCTTTCATGAGCTCGAGGATGAGATCAAAATTGCCAAG GAAACAAATGATAATTTGGAAGATGCGAGCAATGAGTTGATTCTCACAGATGAAGATGTGGTTCGGTTTCAAATAGGTGAGGTCTTTGCACATGTGCCAAAGGATGAAGTCGAGAATAGAATAGAAAACATGAAAGAGGTGACAAGCCAGAAACTGACAAAGCTTGACGAGGAGAAACAATCTGTGGTTGCTCAGATGGCTGAACTGAAGAAGATTTTGTATGGGAAGTTCAAGGACTCGATCAATCTCGAGGAGGATTAG
- the LOC112758112 gene encoding PWWP domain-containing protein 1 — MSDGSEFHAPDSKEENPAVTEPRDGKPDDKCSTAEGANGALSELASGAQAVTELDDRVSQNAKSEEVAAGSTEDIRVRVSSEEDGVRAGDASTVVRFDDRNHKIGDENASFPGQIDRHNRHVQPESDAKFPGSDSKSLLSEFDEFVAAEGNGRARGGASRDLGFGFEVGDMVWGKVKSHPWWPGHIFNEAFASPTVRRTKREGHVLVAFFGDSSYGWFEPAELIPFDENFAEKSQQTYSRTFIKAVEEAVDEASRRRALGLACRCRNTNNFLPTNVQGYFSVDVPDYEPGGLYSTSQIRKARNSFKPSDTLAFVKQLALAPCDGEQESIGFSKNKATVFAYRKAVFEQYDETYAQAFGVQPLRPSHSQSNKTDQSGRQPPRAPLSGPMVIAEALGGGKTTGKSVKVKDTSKKDRYLFKRRDDSSNSPQLAYTEETPDVASRYVLQKRAPALPPVPHNLEKREGTGLFSHDGAIVTSDAKEAVISQAQTDGVSLASQVISSDPKSHLDKMKGSSEGVAHNFEQENISSKSMGRSGDMVLPSTVDEKSQNCHLGSQIPVEVKHDGNVELLGQSEDHKQKEKGLPTLADGGNGTHQVKSENNVSLTAGAKHLEVGKAKKLKGHKRPADDLKTSAIGEKKKKKKKDVNLKPTSGYLEKHSTSGKSVPIVTKREDFQEQMQIGDSTNNLPPIDTTGDVSFELPQLLGDLQALALDPFHGAERKIPAAVRQFFLRFRSLVYQKSLILSPPAENEAPEARASKSPLSAGASVSPDDHVRASPPVKPVKQIVRSDDPTKSGRKRGPSDRQEEIAAKRLKKIKHLKTLAAEKGVASQKTSETRREVKESIPQAPAKVAKSDFARKVERAAKAVEPTILVMKFPPQTSLPSVAELKARFARFGPMDQSGFRVFWKSSTCRVVFLHKADAQAAYKYSVANQSLFGNVGVRCFLREYGDSAPEVSEAAKARADDGADEIPRVKDPSVVHRPASISSQGQQQPLPQPVIQLKSCLKKPTGEESGQVSGNGGSSKGNPRVKFMLGGEESSRGEQLVTSNRNNINNASFADGAGPTMDFNSKKVSSQPPLLPTPPATTQFMKTPQHNLNNSELAKDPRNTSNFINNTAPAPATTVDISQQMISLLTRCSDVVTNVTGLLGYVPYHPL; from the exons ATGAGCGACGGTTCCGAATTTCACGCACCTGATTCCAAGGAAGAGAATCCTGCTGTTACGGAGCCCCGCGACGGGAAACCCGATGACAAGTGTTCCACCGCCGAGGGAGCTAACGGTGCTCTGTCGGAGCTCGCCTCGGGAGCTCAGGCGGTGACTGAGCTCGATGATAGGGTTTCGCAGAATGCCAAATCTGAGGAAGTAGCGGCTGGTTCGACCGAAgatattagggttagggtttcttcGGAGGAAGATGGCGTACGCGCAGGTGACGCATCAACCGTTGTTCGATTTGATGATCGAAACCATAAAATTGGTGACGAAAATGCATCGTTTCCCGGTCAAATAGATAGGCATAATCGTCATGTTCAGCCTGAATCAGACGCAAAGTTTCCTGGTTCAGATAGCAAGTCTCTTCTATCGGAATTCGATGAGTTCGTAGCTGCCGAGGGAAATGGCAGAGCAAGAGGTGGAGCCTCCAGGGATTTAGGGTTTGGTTTTGAAGTTGGTGACATGGTTTGGGGAAAGGTGAAATCTCACCCATGGTGGCCTGGGCACATATTCAATGAAGCATTTGCATCCCCCACAGTTCGTCGAACCAAGAGGGAAGGCCATGTGCTAGTGGCTTTCTTCGGGGATAGCAGTTATGGGTGGTTTGAACCCGCCGAACTTATCCCATTTGATGAAAATTTCGCAGAGAAATCGCAGCAGACATATTCTAGAACATTCATTAAGGCTGTGGAAGAGGCCGTCGATGAAGCCAGTAGAAGACGTGCTCTTGGTTTGGCTTGTAGGTGTAGGAACACTAATAATTTTCTCCCCACGAATGTTCAAGGGTACTTTTCTGTTGACGTGCCTGATTATGAGCCAGGAGGGTTGTATTCCACTAGTCAGATAAGGAAGGCAAGGAATAGTTTCAAGCCTAGCGACACTCTGGCTTTCGTGAAGCAGTTGGCCCTGGCTCCTTGTGATGGTGAGCAAGAGAGCATTGGCTTCTCTAAGAACAAGGCTACGGTTTTTGCTTATCGGAAGGCAGTGTTTGAACAATATGATGAGACTTATGCTCAGGCTTTTGGAGTGCAGCCATTGCGCCCTTCTCATTCTCAGAGTAATAAAACTGATCAGTCCGGGAGGCAGCCTCCTAGAG CTCCTTTAAGTGGTCCAATGGTGATAGCAGAAGCTCTGGGTGGTGGGAAGACCACTGGCAAATCTGTAAAAGTTAAGGACACTTCTAAAAAGGATAGGTACCTTTTTAAGCGGCGGGATGATTCAAGTAACTCTCCGCAGTTGGCATACACTGAAGAAACACCTGATGTAGCCAGTCGTTATGTGTTGCAGAAAAGGGCTCCAGCTTTGCCTCCAGTGCCTCATAATTTAGAGAAGCGAGAAGGCACAGGATTGTTTAGCCATGATGGTGCAATTGTAACTTCAGATGCCAAAGAAGCTGTGATAAGTCAGGCCCAAACAGATGGGGTTTCTCTTGCATCCCAAGTCATTTCATCAGATCCAAAGTCTCATCTTGACAAGATGAAGGGATCTTCTGAAGGAGTGGCACACAACTTTGAACAAGAAAATATTTCGAGTAAAAGCATGGGTAGGTCGGGAGACATGGTATTGCCAAGCACAGTTGATGAAAAATCTCAGAATTGTCATCTGGGGAGCCAAATTCCTGTTGAGGTCAAACATGATGGGAATGTAGAACTGTTGGGACAAAGTGAAGATCATAAGCAAAAAGAGAAAGGTCTTCCGACTCTTGCTGATGGAGGAAATGGTACACATCAAGTTAAAAGTGAAAATAATGTGAGTTTGACAGCTGGAGCAAAGCATCTCGAAGTTGGTAAAGCAAAGAAGCTGAAAGGTCATAAGCGACCTGCTGATGACTTGAAGACTTCTGCTATtggggagaaaaagaagaaaaagaaaaaggatgtCAACTTAAAACCTACGTCAGGATACTTGGAGAAGCATTCTACTTCTGGAAAATCTGTCCCAATCGTGACTAAGAGAGAGGATTTTCAGGAACAGATGCAGATAGGTGATAGTACCAACAATTTGCCCCCCATAGATACCACAGGAGATGTTAGTTTCGAATTGCCACAACTTTTGGGTGATCTGCAAGCTcttgctttggatccttttcacgGTGCCGAAAGAAAGATCCCTGCGGCTGTTCGACAGTTCTTTTTGCGGTTCAGGTCTCTTGTTTACCAAAAAAGCTTGATTTTATCACCACCAGCAGAGAATGAAGCGCCTGAAGCTCGTGCTTCTAAGTCTCCTTTGAGTGCTGGGGCATCTGTCAGCCCTGACGATCATGTCAGAGCCTCACCACCTGTAAAACCTGTAAAACAAATTGTTCGGTCTGATGATCCTACAAAATCTGGGCGGAAAAGGGGCCCCTCTGATCGTCAGGAGGAAATTGCTGCAAAGAGGTTGAAGAAAATCAAGCATTTAAAGACACTAGCTGCAGAGAAGGGAGTGGCCAGTCAGAAAACTTCTGAAACCCGACGAGAAGTAAAAGAATCCATACCCCAGGCTCCAGCCAAGGTAGCGAAATCAGATTTTGCCAGAAAAGTGGAGCGTGCTGCTAAGGCAGTCGAGCCCACCATACTGGTGATGAAGTTTCCTCCACAAACATCTCTTCCGTCTGTTGCAGAGTTGAAGGCAAGGTTTGCCCGCTTTGGCCCAATGGATCAATCAGGTTTCCGTGTATTTTGGAAGTCCTCAACATGCCGTGTTGTATTTCTGCATAAGGCTGATGCTCAAGCTGCCTATAAATATTCTGTGGCAAACCAGTCGTTATTTGGAAATGTGGGTGTGAGGTGCTTTCTCCGGGAATATGGGGATTCTGCTCCCGAAGTCTCTGAAGCTGCAAAAGCTAGGGCAGATGATGGTGCCGATGAAATACCTCGGGTCAAGGATCCATCAGTGGTTCATCGTCCAGCATCAATATCatctcagggacagcagcaaccTCTTCCACAGCCAGTAATCCAGCTCAAGTCCTGCCTGAAGAAACCAACTGGAGAGGAGTCAGGGCAGGTATCCGGTAATGGAGGTAGTAGTAAAGGAAACCCACGTGTAAAATTCATGTTAGGTGGGGAGGAAAGTAGTAGGGGAGAGCAATTAGTGACAAGTAATAGAAACAACATCAACAATGCTAGTTTTGCTGATGGTGCTGGACCAACCATGGATTTTAATAGTAAAAAGGTCTCGTCTCAACCACCTCTATTGCCCACTCCCCCTGCTACTACTCAGTTTATGAAAACCCCCCAACATAATTTGAATAATTCTGAATTGGCAAAGGACCCCAGAAatacttccaattttataaacaACACCGCACCGGCACCTGCTACAACAGTTGATATATCGCAGCAGATGATTAGCCTCTTGACGAGGTGCAGCGATGTTGTGACTAACGTGACCGGTTTATTAGGCTATGTGCCTTACCATCCTCTTTGA
- the LOC112758113 gene encoding acyl-CoA-binding domain-containing protein 4 isoform X1: MAMMRGSSSLQYPDKFYSAASYVGFEGSNSPTKALTSKFAKSTALLLYSLYNQATVGPCNIPEPSTWKIVEHSKWASWNQLGNMSSTEAMRLFVKILEEEDPGWYSRASSSVVEPVIDVQMNHDSKIELVRENGNSYPETKTISTENGNQVGTQDKDVVMESIVPVGVYDQWIAPQISGQRPRPRYEHGAAVVQDKLYIYGGNHNGRHLGDLHVLDLRSWTWSKINAKAEVESSSISTRCAGNSLIPWGNKLLSVAGHSKDPSEFIQVKMFDIQTSTWSTLKTSGKAPVSRGGQSANLVGTSLVIFGGQDAKGTLLNDLYILDLETMTWDEIDAIGTPPSPRSDHTAAIHVERYLLIFGGASHTTCYNDLHVLDLQTMEWSRPTQLGAIPTPRAGHAGVAIGEYWFIVGGGDTKSGVSETVVLNMSTLAWSVLTSVERPIPVASEGLSLIVTSYNGEDVLVSFGGYNGHYNNEVYVLKPSHKSTLQRKIIKNSIPESVSATQNATKTAPEVESELEASQEGKIREIVMDNHDPAKPKGDLISVLKTEKHELEQSLSKERLNALQLKQELADAETRNSELYTELQSVRGQLAAEQSRCFKLEVEVAELSQKLQTIGTLQRELELLQRQKAASEQAALNAKKRQGSGVWGWLAPPPNQREDDV; this comes from the exons ATGGCAATGATGAGAGGAAGCTCGAGTCTGCAATATCCAGATAAATTCTATTCTGCGGCGTCGTATGTTGGGTTTGAGGGATCAAACTCTCCAACCAAAGCTCTCACCTCCAAGTTCGCCAAGTCCACCGCTCTTCTCCTCTACAGCTTGTATAACCAG GCTACTGTAGGACCATGTAACATCCCAGAACCCAGTACCTGGAAAATTGTGGAGCATAGCAAATGGGCAAG TTGGAACCAGCTTGGAAACATGTCTTCCACAGAAGCCATGCGTCTTTTTGTGAAAATATTGGAG GAAGAAGATCCTGGTTGGTATTCAAGAGCATCAAGCTCTGTTGTAGAACCTGTTATAGATGTGCAAATGAAT CACGATTCCAAAATTGAACTCGTAAGAGAGAATGGAAATTCTTATCCAGAGACAAAGACTATTTCCACTGAAAATGGAAATCAAGTTGGAACACAAGATAAAGATGTCGTCATGGAGAGCATTGTTCCGGTTGGAGTCTATGATCAATGGATCGCACCACAAATATCCGGTCAGCGTCCTAGGCCCCGATATGAG CATGGAGCAGCGGTCGTGCAAGATAAATTGTACATATATGGTGGAAACCACAATGGCCGCCACCTTGGTGACCTTCAC GTTCTGGATTTGAGAAGTTGGACTTGGTCAAAGATTAATGCTAAGGCTGAAGTAGAGTCTTCATCAATTTCAACACGCTGTGCTGGCAATTCTTTG ATTCCATGGGGTAACAAGCTTCTTTCGGTTGCTGGGCATTCAAAGGACCCTTCTGAATTTATCCAAG TGAAAATGTTTGATATACAAACTTCAACTTGGTCAACTTTGAAGACTTCTGGCAAAGCTCCA GTGTCACGTGGAGGGCAATCAGCTAACCTTGTTGGAACAAGCTTAGTAATTTTTGGTGGACAAGATGCAAAGGGGACTCTTTTAAATGATCTGTATATTCTTGACCTGGAGACCATGACATGGGATGAAATTGATGCCAT TGGAACACCTCCTTCTCCAAGGTCTGATCATACTGCTGCTATACATGTTGAGCGATACTTGCTTATCTTTGGTGGGGCTTCACATACAACTTGCTACAACGATTTACATGTTCTCGACTTGCAAACT ATGGAATGGTCTCGACCCACACAACTGGGTGCAATACCAACACCACGAGCTGGACATGCTGGTGTGGCAATAGGGGAGTATTGGTTCATTGTTGGTGGTGGTGATACTAAAAGTG GTGTCTCAGAGACAGTTGTGTTGAATATGTCTACACTGGCTTGGTCAGTGTTAACTTCTGTTGAAAGGCCTATTCCAGTTGCGAGTGAG GGCTTAAGTTTGATTGTAACCTCCTACAATGGTGAAGATGTCCTAGTGTCTTTTGGAGGATATAATGGACACTACAACAATGAA GTCTATGTTCTTAAACCAAGCCACAAGTCAACCTTGCAacgcaaaataattaaaaattccaTTCCAGAGAGTGTTTCTGCTACCCAAAATGCCACAAAGACTGCCCCAGAAGTCGAATCTGAATTGGAAGCTAGCCAAGAAGGGAAAATTAGGGAAATTGTCATGGATAATCATGATCCAGCA AAACCCAAAGGTGATCTTATATCGGTCCTAAAGACCGAGAAACATGAGTTGGAACAATCACTAAGCAAAGAGAGACTAAATGCTCTTCAGCTAAAGCAAGAGTTGGCAGATGCAGAGACTCGTAACTCTGAGCTATACACG GAGCTCCAATCAGTACGTGGTCAACTTGCTGCTGAGCAGTCTAGGTGTTTCAAACTTGAG GTGGAGGTTGCAGAATTAAGTCAGAAGCTCCAAACCATTGGAACCTTACAGAGAGAGCTCGAACTCCTACAGCGGCAGAAAGCCGCATCGGAACAAGCTGCCCTGAACGCAAAGAAGAGACAGGGCTCAGGTGTGTGGGGTTGGCTTGCACCTCCACCTAACCAGAGAGAAGATGATGTCTAA
- the LOC112758113 gene encoding acyl-CoA-binding domain-containing protein 4 isoform X2 produces MSSTEAMRLFVKILEEEDPGWYSRASSSVVEPVIDVQMNHDSKIELVRENGNSYPETKTISTENGNQVGTQDKDVVMESIVPVGVYDQWIAPQISGQRPRPRYEHGAAVVQDKLYIYGGNHNGRHLGDLHVLDLRSWTWSKINAKAEVESSSISTRCAGNSLIPWGNKLLSVAGHSKDPSEFIQVKMFDIQTSTWSTLKTSGKAPVSRGGQSANLVGTSLVIFGGQDAKGTLLNDLYILDLETMTWDEIDAIGTPPSPRSDHTAAIHVERYLLIFGGASHTTCYNDLHVLDLQTMEWSRPTQLGAIPTPRAGHAGVAIGEYWFIVGGGDTKSGVSETVVLNMSTLAWSVLTSVERPIPVASEGLSLIVTSYNGEDVLVSFGGYNGHYNNEVYVLKPSHKSTLQRKIIKNSIPESVSATQNATKTAPEVESELEASQEGKIREIVMDNHDPAKPKGDLISVLKTEKHELEQSLSKERLNALQLKQELADAETRNSELYTELQSVRGQLAAEQSRCFKLEVEVAELSQKLQTIGTLQRELELLQRQKAASEQAALNAKKRQGSGVWGWLAPPPNQREDDV; encoded by the exons ATGTCTTCCACAGAAGCCATGCGTCTTTTTGTGAAAATATTGGAG GAAGAAGATCCTGGTTGGTATTCAAGAGCATCAAGCTCTGTTGTAGAACCTGTTATAGATGTGCAAATGAAT CACGATTCCAAAATTGAACTCGTAAGAGAGAATGGAAATTCTTATCCAGAGACAAAGACTATTTCCACTGAAAATGGAAATCAAGTTGGAACACAAGATAAAGATGTCGTCATGGAGAGCATTGTTCCGGTTGGAGTCTATGATCAATGGATCGCACCACAAATATCCGGTCAGCGTCCTAGGCCCCGATATGAG CATGGAGCAGCGGTCGTGCAAGATAAATTGTACATATATGGTGGAAACCACAATGGCCGCCACCTTGGTGACCTTCAC GTTCTGGATTTGAGAAGTTGGACTTGGTCAAAGATTAATGCTAAGGCTGAAGTAGAGTCTTCATCAATTTCAACACGCTGTGCTGGCAATTCTTTG ATTCCATGGGGTAACAAGCTTCTTTCGGTTGCTGGGCATTCAAAGGACCCTTCTGAATTTATCCAAG TGAAAATGTTTGATATACAAACTTCAACTTGGTCAACTTTGAAGACTTCTGGCAAAGCTCCA GTGTCACGTGGAGGGCAATCAGCTAACCTTGTTGGAACAAGCTTAGTAATTTTTGGTGGACAAGATGCAAAGGGGACTCTTTTAAATGATCTGTATATTCTTGACCTGGAGACCATGACATGGGATGAAATTGATGCCAT TGGAACACCTCCTTCTCCAAGGTCTGATCATACTGCTGCTATACATGTTGAGCGATACTTGCTTATCTTTGGTGGGGCTTCACATACAACTTGCTACAACGATTTACATGTTCTCGACTTGCAAACT ATGGAATGGTCTCGACCCACACAACTGGGTGCAATACCAACACCACGAGCTGGACATGCTGGTGTGGCAATAGGGGAGTATTGGTTCATTGTTGGTGGTGGTGATACTAAAAGTG GTGTCTCAGAGACAGTTGTGTTGAATATGTCTACACTGGCTTGGTCAGTGTTAACTTCTGTTGAAAGGCCTATTCCAGTTGCGAGTGAG GGCTTAAGTTTGATTGTAACCTCCTACAATGGTGAAGATGTCCTAGTGTCTTTTGGAGGATATAATGGACACTACAACAATGAA GTCTATGTTCTTAAACCAAGCCACAAGTCAACCTTGCAacgcaaaataattaaaaattccaTTCCAGAGAGTGTTTCTGCTACCCAAAATGCCACAAAGACTGCCCCAGAAGTCGAATCTGAATTGGAAGCTAGCCAAGAAGGGAAAATTAGGGAAATTGTCATGGATAATCATGATCCAGCA AAACCCAAAGGTGATCTTATATCGGTCCTAAAGACCGAGAAACATGAGTTGGAACAATCACTAAGCAAAGAGAGACTAAATGCTCTTCAGCTAAAGCAAGAGTTGGCAGATGCAGAGACTCGTAACTCTGAGCTATACACG GAGCTCCAATCAGTACGTGGTCAACTTGCTGCTGAGCAGTCTAGGTGTTTCAAACTTGAG GTGGAGGTTGCAGAATTAAGTCAGAAGCTCCAAACCATTGGAACCTTACAGAGAGAGCTCGAACTCCTACAGCGGCAGAAAGCCGCATCGGAACAAGCTGCCCTGAACGCAAAGAAGAGACAGGGCTCAGGTGTGTGGGGTTGGCTTGCACCTCCACCTAACCAGAGAGAAGATGATGTCTAA